From the genome of Candidatus Zymogenus saltonus:
CTCTATCGACTGGACCAGCATCCCCCTCTCGCCAGGGGAGTCGTGGTAGTCCTTGGTGAAGTAGGCAGTCCTGGAGCCGAACGTCCCGTCCAGAAAGAGCTTGAGCGCTCCGCCCCTCCACCTCCCGCCTGTCTTCTTTCCGCCGAAGTTGTCGGCAAGGGCCTTTGTGAACGTAGGGACGTCCGGGGCCGCGATCATCGGGTAGTTGCGGATCGGGAAGTCCCCCTCGAAGAGTTTGAATATAGGTATCTCGAAGGGCCCCAGGGCGCCGGAGGGCCCCTCCTCCCCGGTCTGCATGATGCCGTTCACGCCGGTGATCCCATAGGACAAGATAAGGTCCGTGAACATCTTATGTCCCCTTTTAAACTCCTCTATCTCCGGCGTCGGGACCGCGCTCATTATCAGCTTCATGGCAAGCTCCTTCAAGACGCCGGTGGGCCTGCCGCCGGCCTTCTCTATCAAACCGCCCTGAGGGTTCGGGGTGTCTGCCGTTATATTGGCTTCCTTCAAGGCGAGGGAGTTGACAATTGCCGAGTGGCCGTCGTACCTCAAAAGGACCAAAGGGTTTTCCGGGGAGACGGAGTCGAGCTCCATAAGCGTTGGGGGCCTCTTCTCCGGGTAGTCGTCCTCCCTGAAGCGGAGCCCCATGATCCACTTCCCCTTCTCGGCGGCTTCGACCTCGCCCTTTACGGTTTTTAGGAACTCGTCGAGAGACCTTATCTTTGCTAGGTCGAGGTTCATCTTGAAGTACGCCGAGAGTATGACGTGGAGGTGGCAGTCGATAAATCCGGGAAGGAGCGCACCCCCTCCCAGGTCTACCTCGGCGTAACCCTTTCCCAGCATATCCTTCATCTCGTCCATGCCGCCGACCCCGAGGATCTTATCGCCCTCGACCGCCAGCGCCTCGTGGAGGTCCCCCTCGGTCTCCATGGTGACCACCGCTCCGTTTGTGTACAGCTGCTTCTTCATATCTAGTTTACCTTAATCTTCCTGCAAAAAACCTTAGGTGAATATACCACTAATCATTAAATATTCCAAGGCCCGGTTTATTTATCGCAGACTTTTTTATATTAGTCTATTTCCTTAAAATATCCAGGATTTTTACTTTTGGTCCCGCTGAACAGCCAAAATCGGGCTATTTTTTTATCTTGACAGAAGATTTACTTAGTGGTAATTACTATCAGAATTTATCGTTCTTCCTCATTATTCTGGAGCAATGAAGGCAAATTCCATGAAATTGTCTATTGTCGTTCCGGTCTATAACGAGGAGAATACCATCGAAGAGATATTGAGGAGGGTCGATTCGGCCATAATCGAAACGGTAGCCGAAAGGGAGATTATCGTAGTCGATGATTTCTCCACGGACGGAACAAGGATTAAGTTGGAGGGGCTGGCAAGGAGCAGAAAAGACCTGAAGGTTTTATATCACGACAAAAACAGGGGGAAGGGGGCCGCGTTGAGGACCGGATTTATGGCTTTAACCGGGGACTTGGTTGTAATTCAGGACGCAGATCTCGAATACGACCCAAGCGAGTACGGGAAGCTCCTGGGACCCATCGTCGACGGGATTGCGGACGTGGTGTACGGCTCGCGTTTTTTGGGAAGCCCCCAAGGGTCCATTTATTTCTGGCACTACAGAGCGAACAAGCTCCTTACGCTGCTTTCCAACACGATGAACAACATAAATCTCACGGACATGGAGACCTGCTACAAAGTCTTCAAAAGCGAGGTGTTGAGGGAGCTTACCTTCAGATCGAACAGGTTCGGCTTTGAGCCGGAGTTCACAGCCAAGATTACAAGAAGGAAACATAGGATATACGAGATTCCCATCAGCTACTATGGGCGCACGTACAAGGAGGGTAAGAAAATCGGCTGGAGGGACGGGATTCTGGCTGTATTCTACATCATCTGGTACAGGTTTTTTAATTGATGATCGAGTGCGAAAGGAATGGGAGTCCCCTGGAGTGAGACGGGGAAAAAATTGATTTCCACCGTAAAGCGGATATATTTATCTGACAGGCTTCCTATATATGTTATCACCGTAGGCGCATTCCTTCGCATTTATCAGTATCTCTACTGCAAGTCCCTTTGGATCGACGAGGCCGCCCTTGCCCTAAATATCATCAACAGGCCGTTTTCGGGGCTTATCGAGCATCTCGATTACAATCAGTACGCGCCGCTGGGCTTCCTCTTTGTGGAAAAGGCGATAACCCTCGTCTTCGGAAATTCCGAATATTCCCTGAGACTCTTTCCCCTTATCTGCGGCCTGATCTCGCTCCCCCTCTTTTATTCCCTCTCCAAAAAGGTCTTGAAGAAAGAGAGTGTTCCGGTCGCGCTTATTATCTTTATAACGACGTGGTCTCTCCTCTACTATTCGGTAGAGGCAAAACAGTACGCATGTGACGTGATGGCAACAATGCTCTTATATCTGGCATTGTTGTATGCCGAAAAAAAAGAGTATGATTTAAAGACCTCGCTTGTTCTGGCCCTCCTCGGGAGTATCATGATCTGGTTTTCCCATCCCCTTATATTCGTTATGGCTGGAGCAGGGACGACCCTCATAATATTCTCGATATGGGAAAGAGAGTGGAAAAAGCTCTACGCGGTCATCCCGATCCTTCTGTTTTGGCTGCTCTCCTTTGCCGCGGACTATTTCTCCTTTTCAACCGTCAAAAACGAGATGGACAAGAAGTGGCTCTTCGGCTACTGGTCGATTCACTTCGCCCCCTTTCCGATTACCTCCGCTTCGGACCTTATGTGGTACTATGAGCACTTTGTCTCTATATTTAAAAATAAGTTAATGCTCGGCATGTATCCCCTGTCGGGATTCTGGATAGTCTTTTTTTTGATCGGCACATTTTCTCTGTTTCACAGAAATAAGAAGCTCATCTTATTTATGATTATGCCGTTTTTCTTTACCCTTGCGGCATCGGCCCTTAAGCTCTATCCCTTTTACGAGAGGCTGCTCCTCTTTTTGATTCCCATACCGATCCTGCTGATTTCGGAGGGGATTGTCGAGACGCTGAAAAGGTG
Proteins encoded in this window:
- a CDS encoding amidohydrolase — protein: MKKQLYTNGAVVTMETEGDLHEALAVEGDKILGVGGMDEMKDMLGKGYAEVDLGGGALLPGFIDCHLHVILSAYFKMNLDLAKIRSLDEFLKTVKGEVEAAEKGKWIMGLRFREDDYPEKRPPTLMELDSVSPENPLVLLRYDGHSAIVNSLALKEANITADTPNPQGGLIEKAGGRPTGVLKELAMKLIMSAVPTPEIEEFKRGHKMFTDLILSYGITGVNGIMQTGEEGPSGALGPFEIPIFKLFEGDFPIRNYPMIAAPDVPTFTKALADNFGGKKTGGRWRGGALKLFLDGTFGSRTAYFTKDYHDSPGERGMLVQSIEEIKETIFAAQREGVQVATHAIGDRAVSELAKIYRDAHKEVEIGGGKTTLRHRIEHAGMINPEDYGAIKEGGAICSFQPSFIASEGSWIESRVGGRLNRVYPIRSILDYGIPVCGGSDSPIEDPSVLTGIWAAVVREGFTADQSLSPFEAVSLYTRMAAYASFVEDARGTISKGKLADFVLLDKNPMDVRPNEIRDIEVKMTIIGGETVRGG
- a CDS encoding glycosyltransferase family 2 protein encodes the protein MKLSIVVPVYNEENTIEEILRRVDSAIIETVAEREIIVVDDFSTDGTRIKLEGLARSRKDLKVLYHDKNRGKGAALRTGFMALTGDLVVIQDADLEYDPSEYGKLLGPIVDGIADVVYGSRFLGSPQGSIYFWHYRANKLLTLLSNTMNNINLTDMETCYKVFKSEVLRELTFRSNRFGFEPEFTAKITRRKHRIYEIPISYYGRTYKEGKKIGWRDGILAVFYIIWYRFFN
- a CDS encoding glycosyltransferase family 39 protein, translated to MISTVKRIYLSDRLPIYVITVGAFLRIYQYLYCKSLWIDEAALALNIINRPFSGLIEHLDYNQYAPLGFLFVEKAITLVFGNSEYSLRLFPLICGLISLPLFYSLSKKVLKKESVPVALIIFITTWSLLYYSVEAKQYACDVMATMLLYLALLYAEKKEYDLKTSLVLALLGSIMIWFSHPLIFVMAGAGTTLIIFSIWEREWKKLYAVIPILLFWLLSFAADYFSFSTVKNEMDKKWLFGYWSIHFAPFPITSASDLMWYYEHFVSIFKNKLMLGMYPLSGFWIVFFLIGTFSLFHRNKKLILFMIMPFFFTLAASALKLYPFYERLLLFLIPIPILLISEGIVETLKRCAKSRVATAIMALLLVTLLICSFVKKGNYLFIPIQREEIRPVLNYMKAHWEPGDVIYTYHGAIHQFLYYAPRYGFDDEPVYSDSLIRKNPYIYSFELNRIRGEKRVWVIFSHIYREETIEEMKRSYLDRLDKAGRRVDSFNSVASSVFLYDLSADK